A window from Amblyomma americanum isolate KBUSLIRL-KWMA chromosome 7, ASM5285725v1, whole genome shotgun sequence encodes these proteins:
- the LOC144097187 gene encoding uncharacterized protein LOC144097187 — translation MANASAYSLPCFSLDEKILQLLWDEGVQMEELLEFSFERVGRLAAERGVDVDDDHKEELWLYVQRMKAEQPDWLSLSQYHDRTSRQFFDSCQEDITGDTLFHTAQLSWDPLPQNDSCRASLGHDSTASTAVPGTEVDSDVSGSVTKSKPSKRTCKTPKTFRLSKCDLSPISSATARAPVRRSGSKVAALLARLVRDRTTEEDRFFTRGIWPAWLSFSTARPKESSPTSSRIGQSSCHSRRQRTPFFLRWIGRKRSHGYRVSSRSLRQLP, via the exons ATGGCCAATGCTAGCGCGTATTCCCTTCCATGCTTCAGTTTGGACGAGAAGATACTGCAACTGCTCTGGG ATGAAGGCGTCCAGATGGAAGAGCTCCTGGAATTCTCCTTCGAGCGCGTTGGAAGACTGGCTGCTGAACGGGGCGTGGATGTGGACGACGACCACAAGGAAGAGCTCTGGCTTTATGTCCAGCGCATGAAG GCCGAGCAGCCAGACTGGTTGTCATTGTCCCAGTACCACGACCGCACGTCAAGGCAGTTCTTCGACTCGTGCCAGGAAGACATCACCGGCGACACGCTATTCCACACGGCACAGCTGTCCTGGGATCCGCTGCCCCAGAACGATTCCTGCCGCGCCTCTCTAGGCCACGACTCGACGGCGTCAACTGCGGTACCCGGAACCGAGGTAGACAGTGACGTCAGCGGCAGCGTCACCAAGTCAAAGCCATCCAAGCGCACGTGCAAGACACCCAAGACATTCAGGCTCTCCAA GTGCGACCTGAGCCCGATCTCTAGCGCCACGGCCAGGGCGCCGGTTCGTCGTTCGGGCAGCAAGGTGGCAGCACTCCTGGCTCGCCTGGTGCGCGACAGGACCACAGAAGAGGATCGCTTCTTCACGCGCGGCATCTGGCCCGCCTGGCTCAGCTTCAGCACGGCGAGGCCAAAG GAGTCAAGTCCCACGTCGAGTCGCATCGGGCAAAGTAGCTGCCACTCCCGACGACAGAGGACGCCGTTCTTCTTGCGCTGGATCGGTCGCAAGCGATCGCACGGATACAGGGTGTCGTCCCGCTCCCTGCGCCAACTGCCTTGA